ATGCAATCATAGTTCTTTACACATATTACTAAATTACACCCCAACATCAGTAtagggcaggggtgcccaaccttttagagtgagggccacttaagcgacttggtaaccagtcacgggccacaatgagcggagcgggGGGACGActggtccgtgtccactctgcatatgcagagcagacagggaCACAGCCCGCTCTGATCCGCCCAGACGGAAAGGGATAGatccccttctatttttttttttttttttttttagaggatcggattggaggtaggcaggtgtaaacagacacaaattTGTTTACATCTGCAGCTCCATGGAGGCGAATGGAGGGTTCGATTGGgaccacctgaaaaatggacaggcggaccggATCAGActaatcatgtgaaaggggcccaacgCTGATTTCACTCCGATGCGCTGCAGTGCaactgtggctttcctgtgggttagctgcactttgccatagacttctagtatatcctgcaggtgtgatgcacttCATGAAAGCCCACCAAAACTCCTGCTTTCAGGAGTTTTAGTGggctttcagaaagcgcaccaaacccacaggtaataacagaagtctatggctcagtgcaggtaacccacagGTGCACCTGCGGagcagtttgaaagcagcccagtaaccactgcagaagagatgtgtccatatatacactgtgattttagaatATAAATTGTCCTTTAATAATAATCTTCTATTTAGGAGTCTTCCTTGCTACAGATATTTCCGGCACTTGCTGTCCCAGTCGGAATCCAGTTGGTATCACTCTACCTGTGACACAAGCCGGCCATATACAGGAAGCATCAACTAATGCAGTTCTGCTCCCTCCTCCGCCGGTTCCATTCAGAACACTGattctctgggatggtgggtcgggaacccgtgatctgggcttgccgacccactatcccagagcaggaggtcaggGGCCACAACAGaggggttgggcacccctggtgtaTGGTATATCTAGACCATCTTTCCAGGACATGTTGAAACATGGCTCTTCTTGCAATATGATAAATTGGAAGTCTCAATAGAAAGCAAAGCTGAACGATTTCATAGGTGCTTTGGTAGAGTGCATAATATATTACATTATTAAATTCCACTGTGGAAATTAAAGCCATAAAAACTTTGTCAAAGACACGCTAAAGCCGGCCATAGTCAGTTCGAATCATGTATGGGCtggctaaatgtacccaagttgatcgatagatcaagTCCTATATAGATAGTCTTATAGCCGTTACCAATACTCACTGTGTTCTCACAGGGAGAACACAACGGCTCCacgggagagattcccccatcaacacagtttgtgttgatggggggatcgagcgattttctttcctgcaacccatctatggtcggcttaagACTTCCAGTTTTGCATACAGAAGGAGGACATGGGAGATGATGCTGAATAGAGCAACAAAGGGACCGAAAAAAACATAGGGGAGGAGAGGACAGCTACAGAATTAATTTTAATCCTTTGTTTACTTCATAGATCTATACTGGGCCAGTtcattagacaaaaaaaaatatattggggCGTGTTGTGACATCATTAGAAACCAGAAGTTTACAAAATATTTTaacaaatatacatatacacacactaccATCTCCATCTCCTCACTACCTCCTTGAGGTTTAGTCACCATTTATCATTGGGTAAAAATAATGAAGCAATATGGTTACTTACATTagatattttcagcaaaaaataaaagcatgtcgtgtttaaccgcttgccaactgccttacgcagatatactgcggcagaagggctcgtacaggcagaatcacattcctgtacattgccctttaagaggcggccttgCGGGCACGgcaatctccgtgagtcgggtcgcgggtcccgctgactcgatcaCTGTGGGGATACcagcaatcgtctcacggagaggaagaacggggagatgctaatgtaaacaagcatctccccgttctgcctagtgacagtgtcactaatcTCTGCTCCCTGAGTTCTAGTTCTTTTGTTCTGAGTTCTGTTATGTTTTGGTGTTattcaaaataaataaactttatgttaaccTAATGCACACTTATTGGCCATTTGATAGTTAACTTATCAAGTTTTTGTTGTAGGGGTTATTAAACAAGTATATAGAAATAGTTGCAAATTAGGATAGCATATATAAGAtttaacatgaaataaaaaatgtatatttaattcAGTAACATATTTCCTGCACAGACAGAACGCTAATGCCAAGCTGTTTGTTATTGTGTAGTGGTCTGCTGAATACAGGAAATAAAGAAGGGGTGGGTAGCAGGGAGGGAACTAGGGGGCCCAGCAGAAGGAAAGGACTTTGGCTGACCAAGCATTTCTCTGTCTGTTTGAAGTATGCTGTTTACTCTGTGGGCGACAAAGGTTATGTTTTAGCTCTTTTTAGTGCATTTAAAATATTCTAGGACTAGGAATAGTCACCAGGGCTGTCAGGTAAGGGCACTTTTCAGAAATCATGTTTGATATAAGTGAATAAGATGCATAATTCAATGTTTACTATACTGTTGCTATGCTATCATTCATTACCATTTTTCATCTGCAAACAGCAAAATGCAGCTCAGTCCACTTCTCTAACTTTTATGTTTCTCTTACACAGCTGACTCTGGTGTTCCTTTAAAAAATCCTAAACTCAGTGGTTTCCAAAATGAATCTCCTCTACTTTACCACAAGTTTGCTACTAATTTCTACAGCATTATGTGGTGTTAAAGACCTAAGGGATCATTATGAGAGCAGAAATGGAGCTGTGGGAGCACGAAGTGCTTCACCCCAAAATGCAGAAAGCCTACAGGATGACACTGTGACCAACGACCTTATTCCTGAAGGAGATGATGAAGAGGACTATCTGGATTTTGACAAAATACTTGGTGAAGATGAAGAAGATTATACAGACATCATTGATGTTCTTCCAGAGATCAAGAGTACTGAAAAAATACCAGGGAATATATATGAACTTTTCCCAGGAAAAACAAGGATTCAAAGGCTGAACATAATCAATGCCAATTTTGGCTTTGATCTTTATCGATCCATAAAAGAAACCACAAATGCAACAGAAAACATCCTATTAGCACCAGTTGGTGTATCTACAGCACTGGCTACAGTATCACTGGGTACAAAAGGGCAGTCTCAGAGCCAAATTCTATCTACTTTAGGGTTCAAGGATTTCATTAATGCTAGTTCAAAATATGAAATCTTAACAGTTCATGAAGTCTTTCGTAAGTTAACTCACAGACTCTTCCGCAGAAACTTTGGCTATACCTTAAGAGCAGTTAGTGACCTCTACATAGAAAAAGACTTTGCCATTAGGGAGGACTTTCAGAATAACTTGAAAAACTACTACTTTGCAGAGGCTCAGATTGGCGACTTTGAAGATAAAGCATTCCTCAGTAAGATCAACCAACGCATTCACAAGCTCACCAAAGGCCTGATTAAAGAAGCACTCTCAAACCTAAGCCCAGATCTTCTGTTGTTACTTGTAAACTGCATCTACTTCAAAGGTAAGAATTTTTAGTAGCTGGCTAATTAAGTTTATGCATTATATTAGCACATTTTAGTGTGGGAGATATAGCCAGCTGGCTATATTAGGTATAAACACAGTAAATTATATAAGAGTCAACATCAAAACCATGATGCTACCTAATATACTTTAGAATTTCAGGAAAGGGTGAAAAAGGTACTAGGTTAAAATACCCCTGTAATGAGAGCAATATGCAAACTGCCAATGCAGATCTCCTTTTGAAAATCATAGTTAACTGGCTGTTTGTGGCTTAAAAACTTGAAGTCATTTACCCAGAATAAGGCTGGATcaaaattcgatccatctatggccattcctgcttGAGAAGCTGATCTAATGATTAGCTTCTCTCGAACGGGGCAGTTGAAAAACTTTAATTCTGCAAGCACATGCAGCCAATccgctgcagcactgatcagtgtattctgacagcagaggagtcccagctgtcagaatacaatagcacagtggagaggatttctccatccactttgaatgtgtggatgggggatgaTGGCCAGCCCAAGCACACAGGTAAAGGAATCAGAGCAAAACCATACTTCCTCATCTGCATACTTATTCTAGGTCAAggatgaaaaaaaatatacagaatcAGCATGGATATCAGGCAAATAGCAAATTTTAGAAAGGTCAACAATACAGTTTATATGTGTTCTTAAAAGGTTACACAAGTCCGTGAACATAGTCCATGGTAATGCAATGCAGCTGTCATTTTCACAATTATAGTATATATCAAATGTAAATCTTGCATATATATGAATGGCATACAGATGAACAaactctttcttttattttttaataggaaCTTGGGAAAATAAGTTTCCAGCAGAGTATACCCATAATGCAAATTTTCGTGTGAGTGACAAAGAAATTGTGAAAGTGCCCATGATGAAGACCAAGGGAAACTTCTTAGTAGCTGTGGATTCTGAGCTGGACTGTGATGTTCTGCAGCTGCCATATGTTGGCAACATCAGCATGCTAATAGCTATGCCACATAAACTGTCTGGCATGAAACTCCTTGAGAAGCAGCTCAATTCACATGTGGTAGAAAAATGGCAGAAAATTATGACAAACAGGTAAGCCTGCAAAAAGTTATTAAAATTATGCATCAGCAGAGCTGTTTATTATTTTGCTGCAGGACACTATCCTGACATCTAAAGATGGCCATGCACTGATAGAATTTTTTGTTCAAGctgtaggctgaatgaaaaaaatctaagAGATTCCTTCATCTATGCTATACAACACAGATGGACGAATCCCCATGCCAGGCTATTGTATTTCAACAGCCAACACATGCAGCCCTCAGAATACTTGAACAGCAGCTGCAGCTCATCAGTCAACAATTTTACACACAGGTTCCCCCGACTTTTCAATCGAAAGAGGTCAGGTGTGACAGTGCCGACAAGGTCACTCATGAAGCAAATATGATAactgtatggccagtttaaagtggtattaagcccaTAAGCAAATATTTAACTGCTTACCAACTGCATGTGGAGGCCACATTAGTTCTCTTTTTTAGGCTTTCGTTCCTTTATTTTtaactggtgatccagccagtaagtctgtcctgcagatgtagcagctaGGGGGTTGatgcaaaccatttaccactgacaggggtgcttacaatgatcatctttcatctatgtaaaacctttatcccaaggaACAAAATGGCTGCTGTAACTTGCTCAGAAAGTGTTAGCGGGAGCTTAGCTTCATTTtgcttagtgtatctaaatctgctaatacatccaAATCTACCTTCCACCAGACTGACAATGCAGtcatccaaaggtgtctctgttgctccgtCATCCAGAGTGTAGAAACACTAATATAGGagttgtgttactggctggatcacaaggggaaaaagcctaaaattggaaaatgaatgcagctacacctgctaatgattggtaagctgtaatatattacattattaGTTTTGGTTTTACTACTGCTTTACGGCATCCCGATAAAACAAATCTGCTTCTGTACGCCTCAAGTTTACCAAGAGCTCTATTTATACTTATGGAAAAGTCATCGACTTGTGGCCTTAATGGTTAGTGGCCTTTCCATTGTGATGAATGAAGAATAAAGAAACAGAGCCTAGCTGAGAGACTCTCTGTGGAGAGGCTGTGCAGGACCCAGCAGCCACAGAGTGAAGATCGCTCAGGTTAGTGGATAGGTATGTTTAATACTTGGGGTTCCTaaagtacagttatcctttaatATTTGCCTATTTACAAGAACAGTTTACaagaacattatttatatatattttaggttaCATTACAAAATTAAGCTATTGTATTAATTTTACATTTGTTCCTAGGACAAGGGATATTTATCTTCCTCGCTTCAAGCTGGAAAAGAACTATAACTTAAAGGATGTTCTCAGCAACATGGGAGTGAAGGATGTGTTCACTGCCAAGGCAGACTTCTCAGGCATTACTAATGAAGATATCAACATTGGCCTGGTTAGTATCTTCAGCTTCTCATACATATGACTTTTACAATGCAgattatttaaaaaacatatatatatatcatatgcaTTAAAGAAGAACTGTTTGCATTGCCCATCACAACAGTTAGCATTTACTATTACTGGTCAAACTCAGTCCAATTTTTTGCTATGTGCCATCATCTCATTTTTTGCTGTGGTTGCTGCCATCTGCAGTTTAattaaagtgtcaaaaaaaaaaacaaaaagaaaaaaaaaacacccctttaCTAGAGGGCAAGAAcacaggggtagatttactaaagctggtgcattcagaatctggtgcagctgtgcatggtagccaatcagcttctaacctcagcttgttcaattaagcttgggcAATAAACTGGAAGcgggttggtttctatgcagaagtgagcttgattttgcactctccagcttagtaaataaaccccatagattTATAGAGATTAAAAGTCTCTAATTTGATATTTTGTCTCAAACATGTCGATTAATGCTTGTATAATAACCACTTTACTACATAGTTGGTGTCAGCAACACCGTGGTGTAATTTCTAGCCAAAGCTGCAATTTACATGGCAGTTCCTATTTCGTTTTTTGTTTAGAAGATTGCAAATCTTCTAAAGAAAATCGAGAAGAAAAGCATATAGTAATAGCTACAATCAGAGAATAAAAAGGTAAGGTAAAAATGTTTGTCCTAAACAGCATATGATTAAAAGCTAGAACAGGCCACATAAACTAGCTAGCAATAACTTTTACTATATAGTAATCTACACAATTTGATTACAGCATGGCAGCATGCTGGAGCATGCTATAGGCTTGCGTTAATTGGCTTTTGTTTACATCAGAACATAACGCAGGTCAGAATCCCTAATATAATtaatgtcattttgtaactttgtcCAGAGTGCTTTTTTAACTGTTCTCTCTGACAAACTACTTTGCAGTTTCAACAACAAGGGAGCATCACCGTGAACGAAGAGGGAACACAAGCTGCCAGTCTTACTACCGTGGGCTTCACGCCACTTTCCATACAGACACGCTTCATTGTGGACCGTCCCTTCCTTTTTTTCATCTATGAACATCGCACCAATTGCCTTATTTTCTGTGGAAGAGTGTCCAACCCCACCAAGTCCTGAACTGGTTTCACAACTAAGCACTGGGCTTTATAATTTTACTATTTATGTAACTGAGAAGGGCAACTACATACGAAATGCCTACTCAGCATGCTCATTAGACATAAGTGTAAAATAGTCTTTATGAGGAACAGCACATACAGAATTACAGATTCAGCTGCTAAAACCTTCACCAAAATGTATAATGACCTTAAAAATGTAGAATTCTATTGTATTTGCTCAAGTGCCATATGTAAAAACAGATTTGTCACTTTGCAATACAGACCTGTTTATAAGAGACACTTGTTTGCAAGAAAGCCAAgctgtttattatatttttgtgAACTATACCATGTGAAGTGTTCAAAACATTTTTCAAAACTCTACTAATGAAAAATAAATGTCTTCAATCTAGGCGTTTGTCAACTTAATGTGGAATAAGTCTTTTAACAGCAAGTTAGAAGGGGAATTGTCTAAAATCAACATAGAAAGACTGTTTCTGAATAGCTAACGGTTTGGGCTGGGATATTTTTGAACTGCTGGGTTTATGCAAGCTTGATAAATATTTGCTCTGCTTCTACCAGTGTAACCATTGACCCCACGTCAAGTGTCCTCTGAGCTCTTAAACTGAATAGTTGCAAAATAGTTGAGTATACAGTGTTAAAATGTATAAACTCAATTACCTTTTATTATAAGAATCTGTCCCTTGTAATTCCTCTTTTTTTTCTAAACATTGGACTGTTACCCCAAAGAAACCAACATAATTTCAAAAGGGGTTTATAAGACAAAACAAGTATATTGAAACAAGATGGTAAAAGgtgaaggaaaaagggggaaaataCTTATGGACCACTGTTAGTTTGACATCTATTTACCAGAAACAATAATTATTCCACAAATTTAAATTTGCAGTTCCTAAGAAAAGAAACATCTGTGAGTATCTTTCAggagaataaggcccctttcacacatgcggaccgtatgtccgtatttcatccatccgttttcggatgaaatacggacatacatgcatccctatgggatagcgggtgtcagcggatgtacatccgcaaacacccgatgtcCTCCGGGTccactctcgtccgattctgcgagacggtccgtgttcctccgatcccctaTAGGgcagagcggagatctgacagggcggtccctgcacagtgtgcgggtcccgccctgtcatccgccggctcagctggggaaagcggagcgatccccgctgagcagcggatgttcacggggcggatcaacacggatccgtcccgtgtgaaaggggcctaaagctcctAACATTCCCagtttctctcatttttattctcaGTTTAAAATAGTGGTCAGTAATCAAAACTTTCAAATGACTGAGTCATTTGAAAAGTGGAACCAAGCAGCCCCAAATCCCAGGGGATGCTCAAATATTGAAACTTTGACACTTTTAGGCAATGTTGACACCTAGAACAAAATTGGTAGGGGGCGCTTAATGTGAAACTCTCTATAAATGGGAGTTAagaaagtgaaattaaaaaatatagaaattattattaatatagtaTACAAGTGAAAAAACACCAGCCTGCCTACTTAAACAGTGACAAATTTGTCTCACTGACTCAATTAGTCTGCATTGCAAACAAATTGAATCTGCTTGAAACAAAAACAGCAATCCTGTGCACATAAATGCACACATCAAACAGTCCTCAGGAATGTGATCGTGATAAATTGCCTTATATGTGAACGCAATCGTCCTGAGAATAACCAgtggaaaaaatacataaaaagtccaAATCATGATGAATCTTCTATAAATCTTCCAATCCTGGAAATAAATGGAAACCCTTCATCGACTATACCATCACCCAAATGTGCTCAATATAAGGGTGGCAGCTTACCAGATGATGTTGACCTAAttactgaaaaaaaggacaaatgagCATTAGCAAGATTTTGCTTGCTACAAGTATGTAGACTGTAGACTGGATAATCCCCTCACTCCATCAGGGATCACGGATGGGATA
This window of the Aquarana catesbeiana isolate 2022-GZ linkage group LG01, ASM4218655v1, whole genome shotgun sequence genome carries:
- the SERPIND1 gene encoding heparin cofactor 2; translation: MNLLYFTTSLLLISTALCGVKDLRDHYESRNGAVGARSASPQNAESLQDDTVTNDLIPEGDDEEDYLDFDKILGEDEEDYTDIIDVLPEIKSTEKIPGNIYELFPGKTRIQRLNIINANFGFDLYRSIKETTNATENILLAPVGVSTALATVSLGTKGQSQSQILSTLGFKDFINASSKYEILTVHEVFRKLTHRLFRRNFGYTLRAVSDLYIEKDFAIREDFQNNLKNYYFAEAQIGDFEDKAFLSKINQRIHKLTKGLIKEALSNLSPDLLLLLVNCIYFKGTWENKFPAEYTHNANFRVSDKEIVKVPMMKTKGNFLVAVDSELDCDVLQLPYVGNISMLIAMPHKLSGMKLLEKQLNSHVVEKWQKIMTNRTRDIYLPRFKLEKNYNLKDVLSNMGVKDVFTAKADFSGITNEDINIGLFQQQGSITVNEEGTQAASLTTVGFTPLSIQTRFIVDRPFLFFIYEHRTNCLIFCGRVSNPTKS